The proteins below come from a single Capricornis sumatraensis isolate serow.1 chromosome 14, serow.2, whole genome shotgun sequence genomic window:
- the LOC138090485 gene encoding small ribosomal subunit protein uS8, translated as MVRMNVLADALKSINNAEKRGKRQVLIRPCSKVIVRFLTVMMKHGYIGEFEIIDDHRAGKIVVNLTGRLNKCGVISPRFDVQLKDLEKWQNNLLPSRQFGFIVLTTSAGIMDHEEARRKHTGGKILGFFF; from the coding sequence ATGGTGCGCATGAATGTCCTGGCTGATGCTCTCAAGAGTATCAATAATGCCGAGAAGAGAGGCAAACGCCAGGTCCTTATTAGGCCGTGCTCCAAAGTCATCGTCAGGTTTCTAACAGTGATGATGAAGCATGGTTACATTGGCGAATTTGAAATCATTGATGATCACAGGGCTGGGAAAATTGTTGTGAACCTCACAGGCAGGCTAAATAAGTGTGGAGTGATCAGCCCCAGATTTGATGTACAACTCaaagatctagaaaaatggcagaaTAACCTGCTCCCATCCCGTCAGTTTGGTTTCATTGTACTGACAACCTCAGCTGGCATCATGGACCATGAAGAAGCAAGACGAAAACATACAGGAGGGAAAATCCTTGGATTCTTTTTCTAG